gtttaatgttttgctgacgacgttaaaaatatttttttttgtaattactactattttttatttatttctttttactttttaattttaaaaagataatataatttggcaatattttattttcttttttaaaagatatcgaatatgaaataacacaatcctatttgTTGGTGAAACCAAGAATaagtatttcaaaaatatataatttaaaacattttgagAAACTTAAAAGTCTAATTTGCCTCAGTTAGAAATAGGTTTTACGATTCCTTTGGATTAATGTACTAAGCTGAATCATCTGAGCAAAAATATTGGAAAACAGAAACTACTTTTGCTTTAAATCCATCCACCCACGCAGAGAAGCAGACTAAAGtttgtttataaaacaaaaggaAGAAAGGAAAGATTAATAAGTCTTCTTGATACTCGGGAAATACTTTTAAGAATAAACTGTCTCAAGATATTTGGAGTTGAACCTTTCTTCTAATCTTCCACACATTCTTCAGCTTCGATTGTTTCCtgcaaaacagaaacaaaaattaGCGACTATGATTAGAACTGCATTTATACAAAAATTCCTGAATTACGAAAAGATTCATCAAAGAAGTCTTGCTTGATTGGTTCGGTGCCTCGGTTTCATCCACAACACTCAGCAACGCAAACGATCTTGATACATGGCTTATAATGTCATTCTTTAAGCCAGACTTGACCTGCAGGAAAAAAGATCAGAGAAGGAAGAATAGCATAGTAGTGatggaaatattttgttttcatatttaagATGATATCCCATACAATTAAAGAAACAATATATGAAGACACTTAATAAACACACAAatggattacaaaaaaaaaattagaattttgcATTGATAAGCTTAAAACAACTTATAAAAAGAGAACAAGAGGTCTAATACCTTCCATATCGAATTCTCAAAGGAAAGAGGCTTATTGTTCTGAAGCTTATCAAGATCATCAAGGGCTGTTGCTGATCTTTTAATACACCGAGctaatgattcatcatcatatGCGTCATGAAAACAGTGTCGTGCCTTAGCATCATCTACTAACCGACTCCATACTGATTTATTGTTGGTCAAAGTCGACTCGTTTCCAAGAATCCATAAGCAGAATCTACAAAACGAAGTTAATGGATCAAGAACAACACAAAAACAGTTTCACAAAATTAGCATAAGTGAGATAAGTGTTTAGATACCTCGCACGTGTGAGTGCTACGTTGGTTCTTTGTTGGTTAGATAAAAAACCAATGGCTCCTTTACCGTTAGACCTAACGGTTGAGACTATTATAATATCTTCTTCACCACCTTGAAACCCATCTACAGACCTAACACTCACTGTGAATTTCTCACTGGTATCATACTTTTTGCCTATCTTTTCTTGAATTGCAAACACTTGAGCCTTGTAAGGTGAAATCACACCAACACTTATCGATCTTCCCGACTTTCTTGATACTGCAAGATTAATTAGTATCACATTATCAGACACCAACTTTGAAAAACCAATCAAGAATCAAGATTAGTGTTATACCTGAGTACAGCTTTGACAAAATCTCGTCCACAAGAGAGACCTCAAGGATGTTTTTCGAACTGAACCCTTGTCCAAACTGCTCTCTTCCATAGGGCACGTTGATGAAAGAGTAAGGCCCATACATTTTCCCAGGGAGAAACTGTTTCTCATAACTTCTCACCCTGACAGAAGGAGCATCCAAAATCTTCATACCATAAAACTCTCGGTTCGGGAAAATACTAATAGAAGGATGCATCCGGTACTGCATGTTCAGCAACTGCTTCTTGTGACCCAACAACACCAATCTCTCAAACAAGCTCCTCCCAAGATCAGCCTCCGAAGCAATCTTGCTTTGTATCATCGCAGGTAACTGCTTCTCGTCGCCGATTAGAACAGCGTGTCGAAGCCCTGGAAGCTGCAAAGGAATCGCAGACTCGCATTCTTTTAACTGAGCAGCTTCGTCGATTACGAGGAGTTGTATCGGACAGCTCATGTGTAGCTTGGCAGAGCTCGACGCTGTGCAGAACATCAGATACGCGTTTTCTAAGCAGAGTCTTTGAAGTCCGAACTTCCCTATGAAATCAGGAAGTTCGATGCTTTCGCAAATCGATCCTAACATCTCCACACAATCTTGCTTTCTTGTATCTTCTTTCCCGGAAACTCTAACGACATCTGAAACTTTCATAGCTCTAAGTAGACCATTAGTGGCATTCATTTTCTCCGCGACTTGAAAGGAGAGCGAAGCAGTTGGTAGATGCAGACACAAAGTTGAGAACTGAGAACGCAAGTCCGTCCTCAGTTTACTAAACCTCTTTTCTACGAACTTTTTAAACGAAGGACGACGCTTGTCATTCTCGATGAAGGATTGGCGATACACTTCTTTTGGATCAGTGAGCAAAGAGATCATGCGTTGAACATTTGCTCTCCATCCAGTTAAAGCCTGAAAGCAGTCATAGAGCTCATCAACTCGGTAATCGAGGAAAACATCGAAAAGGTCCTCCCGATCATCGATCTTCATCCTTTCTTTGTTGCCAAACAAGACAATATCTCCAAGACCGTATCCACCAAGCCTCAATGACTCGGAGACTAGTTTCACAACCCTTGAAGCAACTTCCAGAACAGCTATGTTAGTTGGAGCGCAAGTCAGTGTCCTGCATCTCATTTTAAAGAGGTTTAAAAGCAGAACGCTTGTTGTTTTCGTCTTCCCGGTCCCTGGTGGTCCCCATATAAGTTTGATATTGTTGGAGTGGCGGCAGTTTTTGGCTTCTAGACAACGCAAAATCGCTTCCTCCTGAGATGTATTCAGTTTGAAAGAACGCAGCCTTTTCTCTATGTGATTTGGCATAATATTCTCACTGTTTTCTTGGCAAGAAACACAACTTTCACCACCAACCTACACAAGAAACAGAGTTTGTAAGAATTGAATTTTATTTGCTTCAGGTGAATTCATAATTAttacttttaccaaaaaaaaaaaagattcataatAATTACCTCATTGTGGCTTTTAAGTACTTTAGATATAAGCTTTAAGTTTCCACCTTCAGGATCTGGATGCAAGGCGGTCCAAATACGAATATTGGTCATCATGTTGGTCAAATAAACACAAAAGAGGCTTAGGCTTTTCTTCACACCCTTGCCTTTCTTTCTTGTTTCCATGTGACCTTCCTCGAAAACGATGGGTTTCGAAGCCAAAATAGTAATCAAATGTGGGTTATCTTCGTTCACTCCACAAACAAGAGCAAGCAAGTAAGGCTCATTGGAACATCTCAAGTCATCGATTCTACAAGGCTTGTTATCAGTCACTGCAATGAGATCGTTGAACTCCAACAGTTTCCCATCTCCCTTGGTCGTATTATCAGACACTGTCTGCAAAGTAACCTCGTAATAAAGATTCTTGGGAGGTTTAAAATCTTTGGCTGGCTTGATTTCCCAAACTTTGAAAGCTGGTGCTCTTCTAAGAGTTTCCATACTTGACAACAAAGCAGCATGTGTCTCTTCGATGATCGGATTAACAAATGACTTAAAATACTCTTTGCTTGACTGGAATGTGTTAGGGATCTTATCAACCTATTAAACcaaaacacacagaaaatcCACTAAGCACCTACGCAAAGAGGTAATAAGGGTAAATATATCTTAGGATTCTAAGAAGAAAACAGAACCTTTCCTTTGTAAAGCTTTGAGTTGAGGACATCACGAACAGACCATGAGAAGACAACATCCACTAGATCTCTTCCTTTGATGattctctccttcttctccttcttttccTTCACTTCCCACAGTCgctgcattttttttttaactctcaCTGCAATCACAAGACTTCTCAGTTTCTTCCAATTCTatgcaaatatatttattagatctTTTTACACAGAGAGAGATACATTTATtccaaaaagaagatgaagaaacacTGCAAGGAGGGAATCGAACGGTTGAGTGTTGGAAGTCGAAAAGATATGTGGTTTGTATCTTCATTTTTTCCTCCTCATTTTTTCCTCCTCGGTAAGGAAAAGAGaaatcaaatacttttttacttttaaaagttCAAATACCATAGtacaacttttttataatttctaactaGGTTTAGCTTTCTCAATTCATTCAAACTAGCTGCTTTGCCCACACATGCGGGCATAATCATCTTACGAacacttattattttatgtcttattaatccAAAATTCGGCATTATAAAACACTAATTGGTGAACAtattgaaagaaaaacattatgGTGAATTCTATGTTCCTCAAAATTTATACCagttatgttgaaattttagtcaAGTTATTGAAAGGCAGATCccaattttttcttctaaatttccAAGGtatgaatttataagaaaaaatttttttgtgcaatttttataaggaacaaattgaacaaaaattcgtattttttttatttttcaattcctcaaatgaaattatatttttttatttttttcattcttctagtgGTCACCAACTGAAGCTATAGTGTTTCACGAATTAAACTTAAACTGGTTTAaagtaaaagcaagaaaatttgttttgaactcaGTCACAAGTtgagttattatttatgattttaaatagttaaatcaaacatcaaattatttatatatgtcaaaaaaacgttcatcaaactatatacttattattgtgttaaaagatttaaaacactcatatagcaaattaactaaaatcatggagaatatgacaaataagccatatcacttcataaataatagtatagatactcCAAttctttgagatttttttttttctctgttttactACATTTTTTTGAGATCTTTCTTTCTGTATACAAGAAttctcataatttttaaatatattttcacaattttattatattagtttataattaattatttaattactatCCTTGCATAATACCTGCTAGTCAAAACATTCCAAAAGCTCCTACGATAATTGCGCATTCATTACgggttttgtgaaaattaataaatattcagttaaaaactaataataactCAATGACCtatataaaagcttaaaacctaataaaatatgacaaataagaaaataataattttaatataacatatagatttaaatattattaaatcaaaactcgtttttaattatatataaaattcattacggatattttttaaattaataaattagtgattcagctaaaaataattaataaatcaatgaccaagctaaaacctaataaaaacatgacaaataagcaaaattaactaaaatcatggaaaacatgacaaataagcaaaatcaaaataattatatatataattacatattttatagttatattatttaaattattaaattatgaaCTCgactaaaaactattaataaattaatgactcaacttaaacctaattaaaacatgacaaataagcaaaattacctaaaattatggaaatcatgacaaataagctatatagatatcaaaataaataaattaaataataatattaattaaactaatgatttatcctatAACTATggaaatgattaaaaataagcAAATTAACTATTGAATCTgattaattcagatatattagtatacttatatataaatattataataatttgtatttaatcaatattttcagcAAAAATCAGAGATATTAgctataatattagtaaataaaattataaatgagagaaaagtaatgatgatattatcggtatatattattaatatctattcattaattaaatgtcccaaatatcatgtttattatatattaaaatatatttttaaaaaatattagtatatatatcggTAAAATAGGTTCATGtttatcatgattttaaatatcatgataaatatatagatatcaaaataaaaaataataatgatattaattaaactaatgatttatcctagGAATTAAAATACGGGACGGTCAAAAaaggttgttcaaaaaaaaaaaaaggaaacaaaaatcGAACGAAAAGAAGTTGTGGGACATAAACTAACACATACAAAAAATCTCACTAATTAAATGCAGGATGCCGACTTTCACGATTTTGTCTAAAATACGTggaaatctttttaaaattgaaaaaaaaaaacgaatcttCCTCAGTTTAAgggaattaattataatatctaaatttatcttttaaaaaaaagaaatattatatttttataaatatactaGGGCCGGTCCGCACTACGCGCGGAAtgtcatatatttgtatatgtttatttgtaatatatttttgttagtcTCGAGATTtttaagagttattcttgggttcaccccctagaggttcaccaaccaataggatttcattatttcaaattcgatatcttttaaaaaaggaaacaaaatattgtcaagttatattatatttttcaaataaaaagtaaaaaaaaaatagtagttacagaaaaaataattaaaaaattttttcttaacgtcgtcagcaaaacactaaaccctaaaccctaaatcctaaaccctaaacccttgggtaaaccctaaacccttggataaatcgtaaactctaaataaaaacactaaaccctaaaactctaaaccctaaacccttgagtgttctAGTGTtcagtgattttgatttagagtttaagatttatcctagagtttagggtttacccaagagtttagggtttaagatttagggtttagggattaggatttagggtttaatgtttcgctgacgacgttaaaaatatttttttttgtagttactgctattttttatttattttttttacctattagttttaaaaaaataatatagtttgacaatattttgtttcctttttaaaagatatcaaatatgaaataacacaattctattggttggtgaacttaAAGGTTCACCCAATAGGGTGAATCCAAGAATAAGTCCAGACAAGTGCGCTATGTTGATGGCTTCAGAGATAAAGTTTGTTTGAG
Above is a window of Brassica oleracea var. oleracea cultivar TO1000 unplaced genomic scaffold, BOL UnpScaffold01109, whole genome shotgun sequence DNA encoding:
- the LOC106320887 gene encoding helicase sen1, with amino-acid sequence MQRLWEVKEKKEKKERIIKGRDLVDVVFSWSVRDVLNSKLYKGKVDKIPNTFQSSKEYFKSFVNPIIEETHAALLSSMETLRRAPAFKVWEIKPAKDFKPPKNLYYEVTLQTVSDNTTKGDGKLLEFNDLIAVTDNKPCRIDDLRCSNEPYLLALVCGVNEDNPHLITILASKPIVFEEGHMETRKKGKGVKKSLSLFCVYLTNMMTNIRIWTALHPDPEGGNLKLISKVLKSHNEVGGESCVSCQENSENIMPNHIEKRLRSFKLNTSQEEAILRCLEAKNCRHSNNIKLIWGPPGTGKTKTTSVLLLNLFKMRCRTLTCAPTNIAVLEVASRVVKLVSESLRLGGYGLGDIVLFGNKERMKIDDREDLFDVFLDYRVDELYDCFQALTGWRANVQRMISLLTDPKEVYRQSFIENDKRRPSFKKFVEKRFSKLRTDLRSQFSTLCLHLPTASLSFQVAEKMNATNGLLRAMKVSDVVRVSGKEDTRKQDCVEMLGSICESIELPDFIGKFGLQRLCLENAYLMFCTASSSAKLHMSCPIQLLVIDEAAQLKECESAIPLQLPGLRHAVLIGDEKQLPAMIQSKIASEADLGRSLFERLVLLGHKKQLLNMQYRMHPSISIFPNREFYGMKILDAPSVRVRSYEKQFLPGKMYGPYSFINVPYGREQFGQGFSSKNILEVSLVDEILSKLYSVSRKSGRSISVGVISPYKAQVFAIQEKIGKKYDTSEKFTVSVRSVDGFQGGEEDIIIVSTVRSNGKGAIGFLSNQQRTNVALTRARFCLWILGNESTLTNNKSVWSRLVDDAKARHCFHDAYDDESLARCIKRSATALDDLDKLQNNKPLSFENSIWKVKSGLKNDIISHVSRSFALLSVVDETEAPNQSSKTSLMNLFETIEAEECVED